AATACCCCTCTCGTTCGTATCAACAAATTGAACAAGGGTGATGCAGAAGTTTACGTAAAGCTTGAAATGTTCAATCCGCTGGGAAGTGCAAAGGACCGTGTGGCTCTTGAGATGATTGAATCCGCTGAAAAGGAAGGCAAGTTAAAACCGGGTGCATTGATTATTGAACCTACCAGCGGAAATACTGGTGTAGGACTAGCTTATGTGGGTGCCGTCAAGGGTTATAAGGTGGTGCTCACCATGCCCGATTCCATGAGCATGGAACGTCGTATGTTGCTTAAGTCCCTGGGTGCAGAAGTTGTGCTTACCGAAGGCGCCAAGGGCATGGCTGGCTGCATTGAAAAGGCCAATGAAATCGCCGCTGCAAATCCGGGCAGTTTCATTCCCCAACAGTTTGAAAATCCGGCAAATCCGGTCGCTCACTACAAGACCACTGGCCCCGAAATCTGGCGCGATACGGAAGGTAATGTTGATGTTTTTATCGCTACTGCAGG
Above is a window of Fibrobacter sp. UWR4 DNA encoding:
- the cysK gene encoding cysteine synthase A, whose translation is MALYGSILDTIGNTPLVRINKLNKGDAEVYVKLEMFNPLGSAKDRVALEMIESAEKEGKLKPGALIIEPTSGNTGVGLAYVGAVKGYKVVLTMPDSMSMERRMLLKSLGAEVVLTEGAKGMAGCIEKANEIAAANPGSFIPQQFENPANPVAHYKTTGPEIWRDTEGNVDVFIATAGTGGTVSGTAKYLKEKNPNLYVIAIEPDDSPMISKGVAGPHKIQGIGANFIPKIYDPKVVDEVYLTSTEKAGSAARAAAAEEGIFVGISSGAALECALTVAKRPEFKGKRIVALLPDTGERYLSTWLWNNEK